A segment of the Agarivorans albus genome:
ATGCCATGAGCCAGCGGCATTTTGCTGCGCACTGCTTAATAGCCAACCCATGGGCTTTTATAGCCCTAGTCAATTAATTCAAGATATACAACGCCACGGGGTGAGTATTCTGCCCATCGACATTAACCAAAGCGATTGGGAACATAGCCTCGACTACAGCCAAGATCCTAAGGGCGCAATTAGATTAGGATTAAAACAAGTAAAAGGACTAAACAAACAAAAGTTTGCTCGCTTATTAGCAAATCGACCAAGCCAAGGTTTTAACCAACTCAGTGAATTAACCCAGCAACTCGACAAAACCAGCTTAGAGTCTTTAGCCACTGCCGACGCTTTTGCCTGTTTAGCTGGGCATCGCCACCAAACCCGCTGGCAAATGAGCGGTACCGAGGCCCCCTTACCGCTATTTGCTATGCCCAAAGAAGCACCGGTAAACTTAACTGCACCTAGTGAAATAGAAGATATTCGCCAAGACTACCACGCAACTGGGGTTAGTTTGCGCCGACATCCACTGCATTTATTACGTGAACACCAAGCATTAAAAAATTGTTACTCACAAGCGCAATTGCATCACTGTAAACACGGTCAGTTAGTTAAGGTGGCAGGTTTAGTAGTGGGTCGACAACGGCCAGGTTCTTCAGCCGATGTCACCTTCGTCACCTTAGAAGATGAAACGGGCAACAGCAATGTGATAGTCTGGTCAGCAACGGCTAAAGCGCAGCGCCAAGCTCTTATTTCTTCTCGTCTTCTAAAAGTACACGGACGATTAGAACGCTGCGATGAAGTGATACATATTATTGCAGGGAAGCTTGAAGACTGTTCGTGGTTACTCGCCGATTTATCGGTACGCTCGCGAGACTTTCGCTAAGCATGCGATAGATAAACAACAGCAAATAGGACAACAATGTTAGACCGTTACGCCATAAAAATTATAAAAGCACCATTAGATTACAGCGCGAAACAACTCGATAATGCCGGTTTAAGCGCCAATCAAATTACCCTTATTGGTTTTTTTATTGGTTTAAGCGCCATCCCTTTTCTCGCTTTTCAGCAATACCATGTTGCCTTGGCGCTTATTTTACTCAACCGGACTTTTGATGGCTTAGATGGCGCATTAGCGCGCCGACAAGGTTGCAGTGATTTTGGCGGCTACCTCGACATTGTTTGCGACTTTATTTTTTACTCCGGCATTGTGTTAGGTTTTGCGCTAGCAGCTCCCGAGCAAAATGCCGTTGCGGCCAATGTACTTATTTGGACCTTTATGGGCACCGGTTCAAGCTTCTTAACCTTTGCAATTATGGCCGCTAAACGCAACATTAATAACACCGTGTATCCGCATAAGTCTTTGTATTATTTAGGTGGCTTGACGGAAGGTACAGAAACTATCGCCACCTTTGTACTATTTTGTTTGTTCCCGCAGTACTTTGCTAAGTTGGCATTTATATTTGCTGCTTTATGCAGCATTACCACGGTAACTCGAATACTGGCAGCTAAAGCCACATTTACCGACAATGGCGGCACTAACAACACCGCTGCGTAAACAAAAAAACCGGTAATACTCTGTATTACCGGTGGCAACTTGCCAAACTAAGCGTCAAAACAATAACAGGCAGAAATTATCGTTCACCAAACACTTAGCGGTTTATGTAACTTAACAACGCGAATCACTGCGCTAAGCCTTAGCGCAACACTACTCTGCAGCTAGGCTGTTATAGGCATTAATACTCATACCTGCGGTAAAGCCACCATCTACCCCTATCGTTTGTCCGTTAACAAAGGCACAGTCGGGAGCGGCTAAAAAGTGAATGATGGCTGCAACCTCTTCCGGCTCGGCAATACGACCCAACGGCACTGCTTTATGCTCCATGCGTAGTTGAGGCTCACCACCTTCAGCTCGCGCCATTGGTGTATCCACCGACGTTGGGCAAATGGCATTCACCCGAATATTTTGCTCACCTAATTCCAAGGCTGCGGTTTTAGTAATCCCCAATACTGCCCACTTAGAACTTACATAAGGGGCTAAGTAAGGCACGCCTTGCACACCCGCGGCAGAGGCAACATTTACAATGCTGCCGCCCTGGCTCATGTACTGAGTGGCGTGTTTGATGCCATATACCACACCCATGGTGTTCACATTAAAATTGAAATCAAAGTCTTCTTTTTCAGACTCAAGCAAAGTGTTGTAGCCGCGATTAACCCCAGCGCAATTAACAACGATGTCGATTTTCCCGCATAAATCATTGGCGACAGCCATTAAGTTGCGAACGGAGTTCTCATCAGATACATCAGTTTTTACAAAAATACCGCCAATACGTTCCGCAAATTCGATAGCATTTTTTCGCCCGGCAATCACTACTGTTGCACCCGCTTTTGCCATACGCTCGGCTGCTGCTGCACCAATACCAGAAGTGCCACCGGTAATTACCGCTACTTTACCGTCTAAATTAAATAGTTGATTCATCTTCTCACCTCTTATCGTTTGTGCAGCTCTATGCCGCCTTGAATAACGACAAGTTACCGAAGTTGACCGCTTTAACAGAGTTACACACTGGAACCTTAGGTAAGTTACCTAAGCAAAAAGGCTTGAATACAAACACCGGTAAAAGTACTACAAAAACCCACAAAGCAAAGTGGATCAAACTTACCAAACCGAATAAATAACCAACTTATTCAGTAGTTTATATAAGATCTCAAATTTAAATGGAAAGTTGTAAATAAATGGTCAGCAAAAACTGCGAAATATAGGCGCTAAAAAATAGCTAAATAGATAAGATGAATTAAGCCAAAAACAAGTGGATGATTAGGCATTCAACTCTAACTCCACCTAAAAAACCTTTTCTTTTGTAATACATGAAATTTATCGATAGGCACAAAAAAGCCTCGCACTGCGAGGCTTTTTTTATATTTTTTGACCTTAAGCTACATTTTCTTCTGGCAATCGGTGGTTGCTATTATTAAGCAATGCCAAGTTTGCTTCGCGGGCCTTTTCCGGGTCGCCAGCCATAATTGCTTGGTAAATAGCAGTATGCTCTGACATACAAGTTCCGCCTTCTTTAGAAGAATGCTGGAAAAACCCAATGAACATCACCTGCAATACATTAGCAAAAGGAATATAAAAGCTGTTGCCAGTGGCTAAGTATACTGTACGGTGAAACTGCAGATCTGTTTCTACCCATTCACTTTGGTCTTCACTCTTGGCGATTTCAACCATACGCTGATAATACTCAGACAATTTCATCCGCTGTTCAGCACTGGCATTAATAGCAGCTAACGCTGCAGCTTCTGGCTCAATAGCACGACGCAAGGCTAAAAACTCGGTGAGTGTATCGCTTGTTTCGCCCACACCAGACATCCAACTTAACAGTTGAGAATCTAACATATTCCAATGTTCACGACTTTTAACTCGTGTACCAATTTTAGGGCGAGATTCCAGCAAGCCTTTTGAGCTTAAGTGCTTAATTGCTTCACGCAAAGCAGTTCTGCTTACGCCGAATTGTTCACACAATTCCATCTCCGATGGAATAATACTGTCTTGAGGAAGCGCGCCAGACAAAATACTTTTGGCAATCTCCCTTGCTACTTGTAAGTGTAAACTGCGCGAAGCGCCTTCAATCATTGCAAATTCGTTAGCCATAGGTGTCCTTTTTACTATCCTATGAATTCATCCATTCATATTAATTTAGTGCAGCAATTTCGATGCTGCCCGACTAATGTATGCCTACGTTAACAGATTTAAAAATTTACACTACCCGAATAACGATAGTGTTTTGATATTACTGTACTTTTTTCAATACACCCTAGGCTAAAAACAGCCAAAAACTGTCGCCAATTACCGACACTTGACTATTTATCGAACAATAAATGTATTACAAATTGTGAGATGGATTGCAGCCACCAAATTGGTATTTTGTTACATTTCGATTATTCGAAATCCCCTCCCCTAATATTCGAACTATCATTTGAGAGTAATTTGATGGGATCCAGATAACGTTTTCAACTGGATTACATATAAAAGTGAGATCGGAATCGCAGTTAGACCTATATGTCATACAATAATGCCATATTGCTTGTTAAGGTAAGCGCATCTACTATGGAAGAGGAATAACAGAAATGGATTTAAACGTCCTGATTGTACTCATTTACTTTTGCTTTTTGATCGCCATTGGCTGGATGTTCAGAACATTTACCAATAATACCAGCGACTACTTTCGTGGGGGCGGTAAAATGCTCTGGTGGATGGTAGGTGCAACCGCCTTTATGACCCAATTTAGCGCTTGGACTTTTACCGGCGCAGCAGGTAAAGCCTATAACGACGGTCTTGCCGTTGCCATTATCTTCGTAGCCAACGCCTTTGGTTACTTCATGAACTACGCCTACTTCGCTCCTAAGTTCCGCCAACTGCGCGTAGTAACGGTTATCCAAGCAATTCGCATGCGTTTTGGTAAGTATAACGAGCAAGTATTTACTTGGTCGGGTATGCCTAACAGTGTGGTATCTGCGGGTATCTGGTTAAACGGCTTAGCCATTATCGCTTCTGGTATCTTTGGTTTTGATATGACTTGGACCATTGTATTAACCGGTCTTGTCGTTCTAATCATGTCTGTTACCGGTGGCTCTTGGGCTGTTATCGCATCCGACTTTATGCAAATGGTTGTGATTATGGCAGTAACCGTAACCTGTTGTATTGTCGCCATTATTCACTCCGGTGGTGTTGGTAATATTCTAGATGAGTTCCCTCGTGACTTTGTTATCGGTGACAACCTTAACTACGTAAGCATCTTAACTATTTGGGCATTCTTCATCTTTGTTAAGCAGTTTAGCATTACCAATAACATGCTTAACTCTTACCGCTACCTTGCGGCTAAAGATTCAAAGAACGCTAAAAAAGCTGCTTTACTAGCTTGTTGTTTAATGACCTTAGGTCCTGTTATCTGGTTTATTCCACCATGGTTCTTAGCAGGTCAAGGCGTTGACTTAGCCGCTATGCACCCAGAAATGGGCAGTAAAGCCGCTGATGCCGCTTACCTAGCCTTTGTTGAACTATACATGCCAGCCGGTATGGTGGGTCTGCTTATTGCCGCAATGTTTGCTGCCACCATGAGCTCTATGGACTCTGGCCTAAACCGTAACTCTGGTATCTTTGTTAAAAACTTCTACGAACCAGTACTACGCCCACATGCTTCAGAAAAAGAACTAGTAGCAGTATCTAAAATCACCTCTACGGTATTTGGTATTCTTATTATTCTCTTCGCCCTATTCATTAACTCATTAAAAGGTTTGAGTTTATTTGATGCGATGATGTTTGCTGGTGCAATGCTAGGTTTCCCAATGACGATTCCTGCTTTCCTAGGCTTCTTTATCAAGAAAACGCCTGATTGGGCTGGCTGGGGTACCTTACTTGTTGGTGCTGGTGTGTCTTACATCGTAGGTTTTGTAATCGGACCGCAGCATATTCAAGACCTGTTTGGCTTAGAACAAGAGCTTACTAACCGCGAATGGAAAGATCTTAAAGTAGCAATTGCCCTAATCGGTCACATTACTTTAACTGGCGGCTTCTTTGTAATGTCTCAACTGTTCTACAAAGGTTTGAGTGAAGAGCGTTCAAAAGACGTAGATAAATTCTTCAACAACTTGCACACGCCATTAGTTAACGAATCTGCCGAACAAGAAGTGTTAGATAACAAACAACGTAGCATGTTAGGCAAATTAATCGCAGCAGCGGGTGCCTTTGTAATGTTGTTAGTTGTTCTTCCAAACAGCCTTGGTGACCGTTTAGTGTTCATCCTTTGTGGTGCCATTATTCTTGCGGTGGGTGTACTGCTTATTAAAGCAAACACCAGCAATAAGAAG
Coding sequences within it:
- a CDS encoding CDP-alcohol phosphatidyltransferase family protein, which gives rise to MLDRYAIKIIKAPLDYSAKQLDNAGLSANQITLIGFFIGLSAIPFLAFQQYHVALALILLNRTFDGLDGALARRQGCSDFGGYLDIVCDFIFYSGIVLGFALAAPEQNAVAANVLIWTFMGTGSSFLTFAIMAAKRNINNTVYPHKSLYYLGGLTEGTETIATFVLFCLFPQYFAKLAFIFAALCSITTVTRILAAKATFTDNGGTNNTAA
- a CDS encoding SDR family NAD(P)-dependent oxidoreductase, translated to MNQLFNLDGKVAVITGGTSGIGAAAAERMAKAGATVVIAGRKNAIEFAERIGGIFVKTDVSDENSVRNLMAVANDLCGKIDIVVNCAGVNRGYNTLLESEKEDFDFNFNVNTMGVVYGIKHATQYMSQGGSIVNVASAAGVQGVPYLAPYVSSKWAVLGITKTAALELGEQNIRVNAICPTSVDTPMARAEGGEPQLRMEHKAVPLGRIAEPEEVAAIIHFLAAPDCAFVNGQTIGVDGGFTAGMSINAYNSLAAE
- a CDS encoding FadR/GntR family transcriptional regulator; translation: MANEFAMIEGASRSLHLQVAREIAKSILSGALPQDSIIPSEMELCEQFGVSRTALREAIKHLSSKGLLESRPKIGTRVKSREHWNMLDSQLLSWMSGVGETSDTLTEFLALRRAIEPEAAALAAINASAEQRMKLSEYYQRMVEIAKSEDQSEWVETDLQFHRTVYLATGNSFYIPFANVLQVMFIGFFQHSSKEGGTCMSEHTAIYQAIMAGDPEKAREANLALLNNSNHRLPEENVA
- a CDS encoding sodium:solute symporter family protein; its protein translation is MDLNVLIVLIYFCFLIAIGWMFRTFTNNTSDYFRGGGKMLWWMVGATAFMTQFSAWTFTGAAGKAYNDGLAVAIIFVANAFGYFMNYAYFAPKFRQLRVVTVIQAIRMRFGKYNEQVFTWSGMPNSVVSAGIWLNGLAIIASGIFGFDMTWTIVLTGLVVLIMSVTGGSWAVIASDFMQMVVIMAVTVTCCIVAIIHSGGVGNILDEFPRDFVIGDNLNYVSILTIWAFFIFVKQFSITNNMLNSYRYLAAKDSKNAKKAALLACCLMTLGPVIWFIPPWFLAGQGVDLAAMHPEMGSKAADAAYLAFVELYMPAGMVGLLIAAMFAATMSSMDSGLNRNSGIFVKNFYEPVLRPHASEKELVAVSKITSTVFGILIILFALFINSLKGLSLFDAMMFAGAMLGFPMTIPAFLGFFIKKTPDWAGWGTLLVGAGVSYIVGFVIGPQHIQDLFGLEQELTNREWKDLKVAIALIGHITLTGGFFVMSQLFYKGLSEERSKDVDKFFNNLHTPLVNESAEQEVLDNKQRSMLGKLIAAAGAFVMLLVVLPNSLGDRLVFILCGAIILAVGVLLIKANTSNKKPPLSQAVETES